In Chiroxiphia lanceolata isolate bChiLan1 chromosome 9, bChiLan1.pri, whole genome shotgun sequence, one DNA window encodes the following:
- the GNG12 gene encoding guanine nucleotide-binding protein G(I)/G(S)/G(O) subunit gamma-12, producing MSGKTATTTNNIAQARRTVQQLRIEASIERIKVSKASADLMLYCEEHAKKDPLLMGIPASENPFKDKKTCILL from the exons ATGTCTGGCAAAACAGCCACCACAACCAACAACATTGCTCAGGCCCGAAGGACCGTGCAGCAGCTCAGGATAGAAGCCTCAATAGAGAGGATAAAG GTGTCCAAAGCCTCGGCAGACCTGATGCTGTACTGTGAGGAACACGCCAAGAAGGACCCATTGCTCATGGGCATTCCTGCTTCTGAGAACCCTTTCAAGGACAAGAAAACCTGCATTTTGTTATAG